In a genomic window of Dyadobacter fermentans DSM 18053:
- a CDS encoding response regulator transcription factor yields the protein MKHILIAEDHAVVRIGTKHLLKSLIPDSTISDVDDFDKILQELETKAYDLLILDINIPGGNTTKMVETIRTKSPGIRILMFSSYDEQLYGLMYLQAGADGYLSKDAPEEEFKTAVMSVLNNKKYMSEDMQQMNINRLINPKEYMPDPIVSLSPRETDVMNLLKEGLGTAKIAEKLNLQLSTVSTYKARIFEKLGVKNIVELITKIK from the coding sequence ATGAAACACATACTGATCGCCGAAGACCACGCAGTGGTAAGAATCGGTACCAAACACCTCCTCAAATCACTAATTCCGGATTCAACTATTTCGGACGTTGACGATTTTGACAAAATTCTTCAGGAACTGGAAACAAAGGCCTATGACCTCCTGATCCTGGATATCAATATCCCGGGCGGCAATACCACCAAAATGGTCGAAACGATCCGGACCAAATCGCCCGGTATCCGAATCCTGATGTTTTCGAGCTATGACGAACAGCTGTACGGCCTGATGTACCTCCAAGCAGGTGCCGACGGATACCTTTCGAAAGATGCGCCCGAAGAAGAGTTCAAAACCGCCGTTATGAGCGTTTTGAACAATAAAAAATACATGAGCGAAGATATGCAGCAAATGAATATCAATCGCCTCATCAATCCGAAGGAATACATGCCGGACCCGATCGTGAGCCTCTCGCCACGCGAAACCGACGTGATGAACCTTTTGAAGGAGGGACTAGGTACCGCCAAAATCGCAGAAAAACTGAATTTGCAGCTTTCTACCGTGAGTACCTACAAAGCCCGGATTTTTGAAAAACTGGGTGTGAAAAACATCGTAGAATTGATTACAAAGATCAAGTAA
- a CDS encoding RNA methyltransferase: protein MRKLSVDEMGRMSVDEFRESEKFPLVIVLDNIRSLNNIGSFFRTADAFRAEKIVLCGYTQQPPHREITRSALGAEMAVAWEKNPSAVDAVNALKSQGYNVWCVEQAEGSVLLQDFEPAAGDPYAFVFGNEVEGVADEVIAASDGCLEIPQFGTKHSFNVSVSAGIVLWDYIRKKITEK from the coding sequence ATGCGTAAGCTGAGTGTAGATGAAATGGGCCGGATGTCGGTCGATGAGTTCAGGGAATCGGAGAAGTTCCCATTAGTAATTGTTTTGGATAATATCAGAAGTTTGAATAACATCGGATCGTTTTTCCGGACTGCCGATGCGTTCAGGGCTGAAAAAATAGTGCTTTGCGGATACACGCAGCAGCCGCCTCACCGTGAGATCACGCGGAGCGCGCTGGGCGCCGAAATGGCGGTGGCGTGGGAGAAAAACCCGAGCGCCGTCGACGCGGTGAATGCTTTGAAATCCCAGGGCTACAACGTGTGGTGCGTGGAGCAGGCCGAGGGTAGCGTGCTGTTGCAGGATTTTGAGCCGGCAGCGGGTGACCCCTACGCATTTGTATTTGGAAATGAGGTGGAAGGCGTGGCTGACGAGGTGATCGCGGCATCGGATGGTTGCCTGGAAATTCCGCAGTTTGGAACCAAGCATTCGTTCAACGTTTCGGTGTCGGCGGGGATCGTATTATGGGACTATATCAGGAAAAAGATAACAGAAAAATAA